In Paenibacillus sp. FSL R7-0345, a single window of DNA contains:
- a CDS encoding citrate synthase/methylcitrate synthase gives MAKVTGLEGVVAGETDIGLVDGEKGYLVYRGYWAKELAVSRSYEEVAYLLWNSRLPDADELGQLKQEMAAARTIPAYLKQIIDLLPPSIPMMLVLQSAVAALGDKDNATWPPTLQQAIRLTSVLPAIIAYRYRRLNNLPAVEPLAELGHAANYLYMLTGQVPEEAHVQALSAYQILCMEHGMNASTFASRVVLSTESDMCAAVCGAIGAMKGPLHGGAPSEVISMLEEIGTMDRAEPWIRGVLENRGKIMGFGHRIYKTKDPRAEALMIATEAMIGKDPSFDLAIHVEHTAVRLLEEYKPGRRLYTNVEFYAAAILKALHLDPDIFTPTFTAGRIVGWTSHILEQAENNRIFRPQSVYTGPMPETEAEVV, from the coding sequence ATGGCGAAGGTAACCGGATTGGAAGGCGTAGTTGCGGGGGAAACAGATATTGGACTGGTGGACGGCGAGAAGGGCTATCTGGTCTACCGCGGGTATTGGGCGAAGGAGCTCGCCGTAAGCAGGAGCTATGAGGAGGTTGCCTATCTTCTGTGGAACAGCAGACTGCCCGATGCGGATGAACTGGGGCAGCTCAAGCAGGAGATGGCAGCAGCACGGACGATTCCGGCCTATTTGAAGCAAATTATCGATTTGCTGCCGCCGTCGATTCCGATGATGCTTGTCCTGCAGAGTGCAGTAGCAGCCTTGGGTGACAAGGATAATGCGACATGGCCGCCGACCCTGCAGCAGGCGATCCGACTGACTTCAGTACTGCCGGCAATTATTGCCTACAGATACCGCAGGCTGAATAATCTGCCGGCTGTGGAGCCGCTGGCAGAGCTGGGGCATGCCGCGAATTACCTGTACATGCTTACAGGACAGGTACCTGAGGAGGCTCATGTGCAGGCGCTCAGCGCTTATCAGATCCTGTGCATGGAGCATGGAATGAACGCTTCCACCTTTGCTTCACGTGTTGTCCTGTCGACCGAATCCGATATGTGCGCAGCCGTCTGCGGTGCAATCGGGGCGATGAAAGGGCCTCTGCACGGAGGGGCGCCGTCTGAGGTCATCTCGATGCTGGAGGAGATCGGCACGATGGACCGTGCTGAGCCTTGGATCCGCGGTGTGCTTGAGAACCGCGGCAAAATCATGGGCTTCGGCCACCGGATTTACAAGACGAAGGACCCGCGTGCGGAAGCGCTGATGATCGCCACGGAAGCGATGATCGGCAAGGACCCCTCCTTCGATCTTGCTATCCATGTGGAGCACACCGCTGTCCGGCTGCTAGAAGAATACAAGCCCGGCCGCCGGCTGTACACTAACGTTGAATTTTATGCCGCAGCGATCCTCAAAGCGTTGCACCTCGACCCTGATATTTTTACGCCGACCTTTACGGCGGGCAGAATCGTCGGCTGGACCTCGCATATCCTGGAGCAGGCGGAGAACAACCGGATTTTCCGTCCCCAGTCGGTATATACCGGTCCTATGCCGGAGACAGAAGCCGAGGTTGTATAA